Proteins encoded by one window of Polyodon spathula isolate WHYD16114869_AA chromosome 16, ASM1765450v1, whole genome shotgun sequence:
- the LOC121328826 gene encoding protein mono-ADP-ribosyltransferase PARP3-like — translation MPPKRKAASSTKARGKKVKVEPEAPEDAFKSVKEALKAAPKDKAKCKTKIDATCEMSRDSAAEIHEDYDCMLNQTNIGNNNNKFYIIQLIKSGKRFFNWNRWGRVGEVGQSKLTPFVGVSEAVKDFEKKFKDKTKNDWNKKDNFTPHPGKYTLIEVEGDEEAEVKIDTVDGVKKEVLPCTLDKPTQELINLIFSNDMFNNAMETMNLDIKKMPLGKLSKAQIAKGFEALEELAESLKKRTSKNKLEELSSKFYTIIPHNFGRMRPPVIDTLEIITAKKEMLLVLADIELVQSLQAEKDKVKVEEIEAVPHPLDQNYLLLKCNLSLMAKASKTYKVIQKYLDETGPPGGKLKLLNVWEVDREKEAERFQAHDDLDNRRLLWHGTNVAVVAAILKSGLRIMPHSGGRVGKGIYLASENSKSACYVRPSASNTGIMFLTEAALGKEFSIAKDDYTLEAAPKGYDSVVARGKTEPDPSKDTEIILGGRKVVVPQGKPVPQPKYKDSYFSQSEYLVYKESQCRIRYLLELKF, via the exons ATGCCTCCTAAAAGAAAGGCAGCCTCATCCACCAAAGCAAGGGGAAAAAAGGTGAAGGTGGAGCCCGAGGCTCCAGAAGATGCCTTCAAATCGGTTAAGGAGGCCCTAAAGGCTGCTCCAAAAGACAAGGCAAAGTGCAAGACAAAGATCGATGCTACTTGTGAAATGAGCAGGGACTCTGCTGCCGAG attcatGAAGATTATGACTGCATGCTCAACCAGACCAACAttggaaacaacaacaacaagttttATATCATTCAACTAATAAAGTCAGGGAAAAGATTCTTCAACTGGAACCGATGGGGCCGTGTG GGTGAAGTTGGTCAGTCGAAGCTTACGCCATTTGTTGGAGTATCTGAAGCAGTGAAGGACTTTGAGAAGAAGTTCAAAGACAAGACAAAGAACGATTGGAACAAGAAGGACAATTTCACTCCACACCCCGGGAAATACACCCTGATTGAAGTGGAGGGGGACGAGGAGGCTGAGGTCAAG ATTGATACTGTTGATGGAGTTAAAAAGGAAGTGCTCCCTTGCACACTGGACAAACCCACCCAGGAGCTCATCAACCTCATCTTCAGCAATGATATGTTTAATAATGCCATGGAGACAATGAACCTTG ACATTAAGAAGATGCCATTGGGAAAGCTGAGCAAGGCACAGATCGCCAAGGGGTTTGAGGCTTTAGAGGAGCTTGCAGAGTCCCTGAAGAAGAGGACTTCCAAGAATAAACTGGAAGAGCTCTCCTCAAAGTTCTACACCATCATCCCTCACAACTTTGGGCGCATGAGGCCCCCAGTTATAGACACCCTGGAAATAATAACGGCCAAAAAAGAGATGCTTCTG GTTCTGGCGGATATTGAACTGGTTCAAAGTCTCCAAGCAGAAAAGGACAAAGTTAAGGTGGAGGAGATTGAAGCTGTGCCTCACCCACTCGACCAGAACTATCTGCTACTGAAATGTAACCTTTCACTGATGGCTAAAGCTTCCAAAACATACAAG gtaaTACAAAAATACCTTGATGAAACTGGACCACCGGGGGGAAAACTCAAGCTTCTCAATGTGTGGGAAGTTGACAGGGAAAAGGAG GCAGAACGCTTTCAAGCTCATGATGACCTAGACAACCGTCGTTTGCTGTGGCACGGGACCAACGTTGCCGTGGTAGCGGCGATTCTGAAGAGTGGGCTCAGGATCATGCCACATTCCGGGGGTCGTGTAGGAAAGGGAATTTACTTGGCATCAGAGAACAGCAAATCAGCATGTTATG TTCGACCCTCTGCCAGTAATACTGGGATCATGTTTCTTACTGAGGCTGCGCTTGGGAAGGAGTTCAGCATTGCAAAGGATGATTACACGCTGGAAGCGGCACCCAAAGGGTATGACAGTGTGGTGGCACGGGGCAAGACAGAACCAG accCTTCCAAGGATACAGAGATCATTCTGGGTGGCAGGAAAGTGGTTGTTCCACAGGGGAAGCCTGTGCCTCAGCCGAAGTACAAAGACAGCTACTTCAGTCAGAGCGAGTACCTTGTCTACAAGGAGAGCCAATGCCGGATCCGGTACCTCCTGGAGTTGAAGTTTTGA